In Kordiimonas pumila, a single genomic region encodes these proteins:
- a CDS encoding UbiX family flavin prenyltransferase has translation MAETRSRKIIVAITGASGACYGVRALELLSRAGVETHLVISKAGDRTIQEETGMTSKDIKALATVVYPAQDIGAAIASGSFITHGMLVAPCSVKTMGEIATGITSSLVSRAADVILKERRRLVLMVRETPFHTGHLRTMTKLSEMGAIIAPPVPAFYAKPENLEEMVTHTVGRVLDLFEIDTPDLNRWQG, from the coding sequence ATGGCAGAGACTCGCAGCAGGAAGATAATTGTGGCCATAACGGGTGCTAGTGGTGCCTGTTACGGTGTTCGTGCACTGGAACTATTGTCGAGAGCCGGTGTTGAAACACATCTGGTTATTTCAAAGGCTGGCGATCGTACTATTCAGGAAGAAACAGGCATGACCAGCAAGGATATTAAAGCCCTTGCAACGGTGGTTTACCCAGCGCAGGATATTGGTGCAGCAATTGCTAGCGGTTCATTTATAACACACGGCATGCTGGTGGCTCCGTGCTCTGTTAAAACCATGGGAGAAATCGCAACCGGGATTACGTCGTCGCTAGTAAGCAGGGCTGCCGATGTTATTTTGAAAGAGCGCAGAAGGTTGGTGTTAATGGTGCGGGAAACCCCTTTTCATACTGGACACTTGCGCACAATGACCAAGCTTTCTGAGATGGGTGCTATTATAGCGCCGCCGGTTCCGGCATTTTATGCAAAGCCTGAAAACCTTGAAGAAATGGTAACTCATACAGTAGGGCGTGTGCTGGATCTTTTTGAAATTGACACACCTGACCTTAATCGTTGGCAAGGGTAG
- a CDS encoding flagellar motor protein MotA translates to MQKPQKFISRMTLFLLAVVILAVLLWEPLLLAFMANPALNGVIAATLLIGVIFAYRRVFDLKPEVEWIKAFKRHESATSSITPRLMAPAAALLSEQAEGGMRLSTISMRSVLDGIASRLEESREVSRYFTQLLIFLGLLGTFWGLLGTIGAIGGTINGLTVDGGDMALMFDELKAGLQSPLTGMGTAFSSSLFGLAGSLTLGFLDLQASQAQTRFYNGVEDWLASATRLSRGEVSEGSGSSPNAYTTALMEQTADGIERLQRILKQSEESRSQGQAAMTAIAESLAGLADKMDAQSEHLARGEQTSRALADAITKLAESSARHHEPVAATQTLDEASKQHLRNLDVGMKRLIEEQSRSSEAMVDDLRTELKLVARTIAAGLDQNNRDGQASE, encoded by the coding sequence ATGCAAAAACCGCAAAAATTTATCAGTCGTATGACTTTGTTTCTGCTCGCCGTTGTTATTTTGGCGGTGCTGTTATGGGAGCCTCTCTTATTAGCCTTTATGGCTAATCCGGCCCTGAACGGTGTTATTGCAGCAACCCTCCTGATAGGGGTTATCTTTGCTTACCGCAGGGTTTTTGACCTGAAACCAGAAGTGGAATGGATAAAAGCTTTCAAGCGCCACGAAAGTGCGACATCGTCTATTACGCCGAGGCTTATGGCCCCCGCTGCAGCGCTTTTGTCTGAGCAGGCTGAAGGCGGTATGCGCCTTTCAACTATTTCAATGCGATCTGTACTAGATGGTATCGCTTCGCGACTTGAGGAAAGCCGTGAAGTAAGCCGCTACTTTACCCAGCTTCTCATCTTTTTAGGCTTGCTTGGTACGTTCTGGGGCTTGCTTGGCACCATTGGTGCGATTGGCGGCACAATAAATGGCCTAACCGTTGATGGCGGTGATATGGCTCTTATGTTTGATGAGCTGAAGGCAGGTTTACAGTCACCCCTGACAGGCATGGGTACAGCTTTTTCCAGTTCGCTTTTTGGCCTTGCTGGCAGCTTAACACTTGGTTTTCTTGATCTGCAGGCTAGCCAAGCTCAAACCCGCTTTTACAACGGGGTGGAAGATTGGTTGGCCTCTGCTACCCGCTTGTCGCGCGGTGAGGTGTCTGAGGGCAGTGGTTCCAGCCCTAATGCTTATACAACAGCCCTCATGGAACAAACAGCAGATGGTATTGAGCGCTTGCAGCGCATTTTGAAACAGTCGGAAGAAAGTCGTTCACAAGGGCAGGCTGCAATGACAGCAATTGCAGAATCATTGGCAGGTCTTGCCGATAAAATGGATGCACAGTCAGAACATTTGGCGCGAGGCGAGCAAACCAGTCGGGCGCTAGCCGATGCTATTACTAAGCTTGCAGAAAGCTCTGCGCGGCATCATGAGCCGGTTGCCGCGACGCAAACACTTGACGAGGCGAGCAAACAGCACCTTCGCAACCTAGATGTCGGCATGAAGCGCCTGATAGAGGAGCAAAGCCGTTCATCCGAAGCTATGGTTGACGATTTGCGTACTGAATTAAAGCTGGTTGCGCGTACTATTGCTGCTGGGCTGGACCAGAATAATAGGGATGGGCAGGCAAGCGAATGA
- the rpmE gene encoding 50S ribosomal protein L31, whose protein sequence is MKQEIHPDYHTIKVVMTDGTTFETRSTWGSEGDTMNLEIDPKSHPAWTGGARNVLEGGQVARFKKRFGGGLSLKK, encoded by the coding sequence ATGAAACAAGAAATTCATCCCGATTACCACACAATCAAGGTGGTTATGACTGACGGGACCACTTTCGAAACCCGTTCAACATGGGGTTCGGAAGGCGATACTATGAACCTTGAAATTGATCCTAAGTCCCATCCAGCTTGGACTGGTGGTGCACGTAACGTTCTTGAAGGTGGTCAGGTTGCCCGCTTTAAGAAGCGTTTTGGTGGCGGCCTTAGCCTCAAAAAATAA
- a CDS encoding GGDEF domain-containing protein: MKITNTSGLSRTAPLKSAKRTERADSVSTSSAPRRIEDTVNILGIPPEEMTERVHRAILGLMEEVDNLRRELDNTNRRLREMEDVADTDALLPIPNRRAFVRELNRMISFAERYGAPSTLMFIDLNDMKKINDTYGHEAGDKALYHVASLLVENIRGTDVVARLGGDEFGVILAQADETVGLQKAQELANIIARNPVTLNEEKVTMSLAFGTYTFKSGDKPDDALDKADKAMYENKREIKGEDNIR; this comes from the coding sequence ATGAAGATAACCAATACATCCGGCCTATCTAGAACAGCGCCGCTTAAGTCTGCAAAACGCACGGAAAGAGCTGATTCTGTTAGCACAAGCAGTGCGCCGCGTCGCATTGAAGACACTGTTAACATCCTTGGCATTCCGCCAGAAGAAATGACCGAACGTGTCCACCGCGCGATCCTTGGTTTAATGGAAGAAGTAGATAACCTGCGCCGAGAACTAGATAACACCAATAGGCGCCTCAGGGAAATGGAAGACGTAGCAGACACAGATGCCCTTCTCCCAATCCCGAATCGCCGGGCTTTTGTCCGCGAATTAAACCGCATGATTTCGTTTGCGGAACGCTACGGCGCACCCTCTACCCTGATGTTTATTGATTTAAACGATATGAAAAAAATCAATGATACATATGGCCACGAGGCTGGCGACAAAGCCTTGTATCATGTTGCCAGCCTTCTTGTAGAAAACATCCGGGGCACGGATGTGGTTGCCCGCTTGGGCGGCGATGAGTTTGGCGTTATTCTGGCACAAGCCGACGAAACCGTTGGCCTCCAGAAAGCACAGGAACTAGCGAACATTATTGCTAGAAATCCTGTTACTCTCAATGAGGAAAAAGTAACCATGAGCCTTGCTTTTGGTACCTACACCTTCAAGTCTGGTGATAAGCCAGATGATGCGCTCGACAAGGCAGACAAAGCCATGTACGAGAACAAGCGCGAAATAAAAGGCGAAGATAACATACGGTAA
- a CDS encoding YdcH family protein: MSLNTHVESLNQKHAEIETSIEKEEVRPYPDAMRLMQLKREKLRLKEQLRRISRHH, encoded by the coding sequence ATGAGCCTCAATACGCATGTCGAATCACTCAACCAAAAACATGCTGAAATTGAAACATCCATAGAAAAGGAAGAAGTAAGGCCCTACCCTGACGCAATGCGTCTTATGCAGCTGAAGCGGGAAAAACTCCGACTAAAAGAACAGCTCAGACGAATATCAAGACATCACTAA
- a CDS encoding DUF1013 domain-containing protein, which translates to MTQPLMPMATAVWLVDNTALTFEQIGALCDLHELEIQGIADGTVGINIVGQDPTASGQLTWDEINRCQADPDARLKLVIDAVKALPRTKGPRYTPVSKRQDKPDAIAWLVRHHPELSDLQLSRLVGTTKPTIQAIRERSHWNIQNIHAKDPVGLGLCKQVELDEAVQLAAARREKMVAKAGAPVDADSVDATKTATEEDNG; encoded by the coding sequence ATGACACAACCTTTAATGCCGATGGCAACAGCAGTTTGGCTTGTTGATAACACGGCCCTTACATTTGAGCAGATTGGTGCTTTGTGTGACCTGCACGAACTGGAAATACAGGGCATCGCTGATGGTACTGTAGGTATCAATATTGTTGGTCAGGACCCAACGGCAAGCGGCCAGCTTACATGGGATGAGATCAACAGGTGTCAGGCTGATCCAGATGCGCGATTAAAACTGGTTATAGATGCGGTGAAAGCATTGCCTCGCACTAAGGGGCCTCGTTATACACCTGTTTCAAAGAGGCAGGATAAGCCTGATGCAATTGCGTGGCTTGTGCGGCACCACCCTGAACTGAGTGATTTACAGCTAAGCCGCTTAGTGGGCACTACAAAACCGACGATTCAGGCTATTCGCGAGCGCTCGCACTGGAATATACAGAATATTCACGCCAAAGACCCTGTTGGACTTGGGCTTTGCAAACAGGTTGAGCTTGATGAAGCTGTCCAGCTTGCTGCTGCCCGACGTGAAAAAATGGTTGCGAAGGCCGGTGCGCCTGTGGATGCCGACAGTGTTGATGCAACGAAAACTGCTACAGAAGAAGATAACGGTTAA
- a CDS encoding peptidoglycan -binding protein, giving the protein MIGSRRRIGSAPDSSWPGFVDALSSLLLVIIFLLSMFVLSQFFLGQALSGRDKALAELRGQVAELGNLLKLEQQANTSLRDSMADLSTSLTAANADRDTLTAELDQVRSALEVSEGRLSEIDAARKRFEEEATDLAAKYKIASSALTEEQVISRRAQEQVAQLQRSITALREQLSRLEAALNASEERDKRNQAVIVDMGRRLNRALASKVEELAGYRSEFFGRLKEVLSSRPEIRIEGDRFVFDSELLFASGSAELGPEGRAEMRKFAETLVSISREIPSELNWILRVDGHTDKRPISTAQFHNNWELSSARAISVVEFLIGAGVPPNRLGATGFGEFQPIDPAENVFAYSRNRRIEMRLTQR; this is encoded by the coding sequence ATGATTGGTTCTCGCAGGCGCATAGGGTCTGCCCCTGATAGCAGCTGGCCGGGTTTTGTTGATGCCCTGTCATCGCTTTTACTTGTTATTATTTTTCTTCTGTCAATGTTTGTGCTTTCACAATTCTTTTTAGGTCAGGCTTTATCCGGTCGTGACAAGGCTCTGGCCGAACTTAGGGGGCAGGTGGCAGAGCTTGGCAATTTGTTAAAGCTCGAACAGCAGGCGAATACCTCCCTGAGAGACAGTATGGCAGATTTGTCTACCTCATTGACTGCCGCCAATGCTGATAGGGATACCTTGACTGCGGAGCTGGATCAGGTTCGTAGTGCGTTAGAAGTTTCAGAGGGGCGATTAAGTGAAATAGATGCTGCCCGTAAGCGATTTGAAGAGGAAGCCACAGATCTGGCAGCCAAATATAAAATTGCGAGTTCAGCTCTTACCGAAGAACAGGTGATTTCCCGCCGCGCACAAGAGCAAGTAGCGCAGTTACAGCGTAGTATTACGGCTCTGCGTGAGCAGCTTTCACGTCTTGAAGCAGCCCTAAATGCCAGTGAAGAACGTGATAAGCGTAATCAGGCGGTTATCGTTGATATGGGGCGCAGGCTTAACCGAGCTTTGGCAAGTAAAGTTGAAGAGCTGGCTGGATACCGTTCAGAGTTTTTTGGCAGGCTGAAGGAGGTTTTGTCTTCACGGCCTGAAATTCGCATTGAGGGTGATAGGTTTGTCTTTGATTCGGAGTTGCTTTTTGCCAGTGGCAGCGCGGAGCTTGGGCCTGAAGGGCGTGCAGAAATGCGTAAATTTGCAGAAACGCTGGTCTCTATCTCGCGCGAAATTCCATCAGAGTTGAACTGGATTTTACGTGTAGACGGGCATACTGACAAACGTCCTATTTCAACCGCCCAGTTTCATAATAATTGGGAGCTTTCAAGTGCGCGGGCTATAAGCGTGGTTGAGTTTTTAATTGGCGCAGGGGTGCCGCCAAACCGTTTGGGTGCAACAGGCTTTGGTGAGTTTCAACCAATTGACCCAGCAGAGAATGTGTTTGCTTATAGCCGCAATCGCCGCATTGAAATGCGCTTAACGCAACGGTAA
- the efp gene encoding elongation factor P, producing the protein MKIDGNAIRPGNVIEHKGGLWRAVKIAHTQPGKGGAYLQVELKNIKDGTKQNERFRSSEKVERAILEQKDYQYLYADGPMHTFMDEDTYEQISMSDEDLGDDAVFLQSGMKVTIEMYQEKPLGVALPEKVILEVVETEPALKGQTVSSSYKPATLENGLRIGVPPFIKQGERIIVTTAEREYVSRAD; encoded by the coding sequence ATGAAAATTGACGGCAATGCTATCCGTCCGGGTAATGTTATTGAGCATAAAGGTGGTTTGTGGCGTGCAGTTAAAATTGCCCATACCCAGCCTGGCAAGGGTGGCGCTTACCTGCAGGTTGAACTGAAAAACATTAAAGACGGAACCAAGCAGAACGAGCGTTTCCGGTCGAGTGAAAAAGTTGAACGCGCTATCCTAGAGCAAAAAGACTACCAGTATCTTTATGCTGATGGCCCTATGCATACATTTATGGATGAAGACACATACGAGCAAATTTCCATGTCAGATGAAGACTTGGGAGATGATGCTGTATTCCTGCAAAGTGGTATGAAAGTAACCATTGAAATGTATCAGGAAAAGCCCCTTGGTGTTGCTTTGCCTGAGAAAGTCATTCTTGAAGTTGTTGAGACAGAGCCAGCTTTAAAAGGGCAGACTGTTTCCAGTTCCTATAAGCCTGCAACACTTGAAAACGGCTTACGCATTGGTGTGCCACCGTTTATTAAGCAAGGCGAGCGTATCATTGTGACTACAGCAGAGCGGGAATATGTGAGCCGCGCTGACTAA
- a CDS encoding inositol monophosphatase family protein, whose amino-acid sequence MARRSPLINVMVSALMKASRGLRRDFGEVEHLQVSMKGPADFVSLADQRAEKTIYEELSNARPDFGFLMEEGGEIKGKREDIRFIVDPLDGTTNFLHGVPHFAMTIAVEERGEITAGVIYAPLTDELFWAEKGQGAYVNDSRLRVSGRKKMESALLATGIPFLGREGHDTFIAEMQEFMPKVAGIRRFGAATLDLAYVAAGRFDGFWEAGLSPWDMAAGILIVREAGGYVSDMAGGSNMLKTGGIIAANDQLHAPLERAIKRVHRGLKA is encoded by the coding sequence ATGGCACGTCGATCCCCGCTTATCAATGTAATGGTTTCTGCCCTCATGAAGGCAAGTAGGGGGCTTCGCCGTGACTTTGGAGAAGTCGAGCATTTGCAGGTCTCTATGAAAGGCCCAGCGGATTTTGTATCTCTTGCTGACCAGCGTGCAGAAAAAACAATTTACGAAGAACTTTCAAATGCACGCCCAGACTTCGGTTTTTTGATGGAAGAGGGCGGCGAAATAAAGGGTAAACGCGAAGATATCCGCTTCATTGTTGACCCACTGGATGGCACCACAAATTTTTTACACGGTGTACCGCATTTTGCCATGACAATTGCTGTTGAAGAACGGGGTGAAATTACTGCAGGGGTCATTTATGCGCCGCTCACAGATGAGTTATTCTGGGCTGAAAAAGGTCAGGGCGCATACGTTAATGATTCTCGCCTTCGAGTTTCTGGCCGTAAAAAAATGGAATCAGCGCTTCTTGCTACAGGAATTCCATTTTTAGGGCGTGAGGGCCATGATACATTCATCGCGGAAATGCAGGAATTTATGCCAAAGGTTGCAGGTATCCGCCGCTTTGGTGCGGCGACACTTGATCTTGCTTATGTTGCCGCTGGTCGGTTTGATGGCTTTTGGGAAGCAGGCCTTAGCCCTTGGGATATGGCCGCAGGTATTTTGATTGTACGCGAAGCTGGTGGTTATGTATCTGATATGGCTGGTGGCTCTAATATGCTCAAAACGGGCGGTATTATTGCAGCGAATGATCAGCTTCATGCACCGCTTGAACGTGCCATCAAGCGTGTGCACCGAGGATTAAAGGCTTAA
- a CDS encoding NAD(P)H-quinone oxidoreductase, protein MQVIEITEFGGPDVLKPALRPKPTAKAGEVLIAVKAAGVNRPDVIQRLGNYPAPKGASDIPGLEVAGTVVATGSGVQGLKVGDAVCALVQGGGYSEYVTAPIETVLPIPEGLSFVEAAALPETFYTVWSNVFDRAGLKAGERFLVHGGSSGIGSTAIQLAKAFGAEVFTTVGGVDKAAFCKTLGADVVIEYNKQDYVEIINQHTGGAGVDVVLDMVGGDYINRNLSVLAVEGRHVSIAFLSGAKTEVNMLPVMIKRLVITGSTLRARDKTFKGAIATSLYKKVWPLLKDGKVKPVIDSIFPFEQAADAHKLMETSAHKGKIVLTVGK, encoded by the coding sequence ATGCAAGTAATTGAGATTACAGAGTTTGGTGGCCCAGATGTTTTGAAGCCTGCCTTGCGCCCTAAACCTACAGCTAAAGCCGGTGAAGTATTGATTGCTGTAAAAGCCGCCGGCGTGAATAGACCTGATGTTATACAGCGGCTGGGTAACTATCCTGCCCCGAAAGGTGCATCTGACATACCAGGGCTGGAAGTTGCGGGTACTGTTGTTGCTACAGGATCTGGTGTTCAGGGCTTAAAAGTGGGAGATGCTGTTTGTGCTCTGGTGCAGGGTGGTGGTTACAGCGAATATGTTACGGCTCCAATAGAAACGGTTTTACCTATTCCTGAAGGACTTTCTTTTGTTGAGGCCGCTGCTTTACCCGAAACTTTCTATACCGTGTGGTCTAACGTGTTTGACCGTGCGGGCCTAAAAGCAGGGGAGAGGTTTCTGGTGCACGGTGGTTCTTCAGGTATCGGCAGCACGGCAATTCAGCTTGCTAAAGCATTTGGCGCTGAAGTGTTTACGACTGTTGGAGGCGTTGATAAAGCAGCATTCTGTAAAACTTTGGGGGCTGATGTTGTTATTGAATACAACAAGCAGGACTATGTAGAGATTATAAATCAGCATACTGGTGGTGCAGGTGTTGATGTGGTTCTGGACATGGTTGGCGGGGACTATATAAACCGGAATTTATCTGTGTTAGCAGTTGAAGGCAGGCATGTATCGATTGCATTTCTCAGTGGTGCGAAAACAGAGGTTAATATGTTGCCGGTTATGATAAAGCGGCTAGTGATTACTGGCAGTACGTTAAGGGCACGTGACAAGACTTTTAAAGGCGCTATTGCAACCAGCCTCTATAAGAAGGTGTGGCCTCTATTGAAAGATGGCAAGGTTAAGCCTGTTATTGATTCGATTTTCCCTTTTGAACAAGCTGCTGACGCTCACAAATTAATGGAAACCAGTGCCCATAAAGGTAAAATTGTCCTTACTGTTGGGAAATAA
- a CDS encoding glutathione S-transferase family protein, translated as MTDSITLYGHPVSPYVRKVLIAFAFKGMKPDVIIPVSPFIADDGFKKISPLKRIPVLQIGDFILPDSTAICEYIDEAYSGEKCYPGDVTLRAKARWFEEYADDHIARNAVFGLFFEKIIKPALLKQETNMDTVNTTLTEKLPDIMSYLELQLQNADYLLGEKPFMADFAVASFFVNAGFAGWLPDAALWPKTTAYLKRISANPHYASVTEFGTKALKCRRAELEELIQAYISPDK; from the coding sequence ATGACAGACTCAATAACGCTCTATGGCCACCCTGTTTCCCCGTACGTTCGAAAAGTGCTGATTGCCTTTGCCTTTAAAGGGATGAAGCCGGATGTTATTATTCCGGTTAGCCCATTCATTGCTGACGACGGTTTTAAAAAAATTAGCCCGTTAAAACGTATCCCTGTTCTGCAGATTGGTGATTTTATTCTGCCTGATTCAACAGCAATATGTGAATATATCGATGAAGCTTATTCTGGTGAAAAGTGTTATCCGGGTGATGTAACTTTGCGAGCAAAAGCCCGCTGGTTCGAAGAATATGCCGACGACCATATTGCACGAAATGCAGTTTTTGGGCTGTTTTTTGAAAAGATTATTAAGCCTGCCCTTCTAAAGCAGGAAACAAATATGGATACAGTGAACACGACACTGACGGAAAAATTGCCTGATATTATGAGCTATCTTGAATTGCAGCTTCAAAATGCCGACTATCTTCTTGGCGAGAAGCCTTTCATGGCTGACTTTGCAGTTGCTAGTTTCTTTGTGAATGCGGGGTTTGCAGGCTGGTTACCAGATGCAGCTTTGTGGCCTAAAACAACAGCCTATCTGAAACGCATATCGGCAAACCCACATTATGCTAGTGTAACAGAGTTTGGCACAAAGGCTCTGAAGTGTAGGCGCGCAGAGCTGGAAGAACTTATTCAGGCATACATTAGCCCCGATAAATAA
- a CDS encoding DUF1192 domain-containing protein, whose translation MNFDDLPIKKDTPINMVEKEDLSTYSENELSERTARLKAEILRTEQEIKAKQSSKSAAEAFFKS comes from the coding sequence ATGAACTTTGATGATTTACCAATAAAAAAAGATACCCCAATCAACATGGTTGAAAAAGAAGATCTGTCTACATATAGCGAAAACGAACTGTCCGAACGCACTGCCCGCCTAAAGGCAGAAATACTGCGTACCGAACAGGAAATAAAAGCCAAGCAATCAAGTAAAAGCGCAGCTGAGGCTTTCTTTAAATCCTAA
- a CDS encoding ABC transporter transmembrane domain-containing protein — protein MSDSVIRREDEAPKGKLVNLSTLWSFVKPYKLQLFWASFFLLVAAITVMIVPTALGDIVDKGFSADNAGKVKDYFLVFVGIVVVMAVATAARFYFVTWLGERVVADIRKAVYERLLTLSPEFFEENRPGEIVSRLTADTTLVQTIVGSSASVWARNFLIAIVGTIWLFVMSPKLMAYIAIGIPLLLVIIIVVGRKVRNLSRTSQDKVADVGARANESLSALNIVQAFTQEKAEATRFGDHVDDAFLAAKRRIQVRAGLTFTMIFMIFSAIAFILYEGAQDVIAGTMSGGEMLDFIMRAVFVAGAFGALSEVYSELQRAAGAAGRLAELLNSDTNIKAPANCIAMPQKVAGNIHFDKITFHYPSKKDTAALQNFELNIRSGETVALVGPSGAGKSTVLQLLLRFYDPQSGCVTIDSINIRETDPTDFRKHIAFVPQDTIIFADTIAENIRYGRLNATDAEVKAAADAAAATEFILEAPEGFDTYLGERGTRLSGGQRQRLAIARAILRDAPILLLDEATSALDAESELKVQGALENLMTGRTTLVIAHRLATVKKADRIIVMDGGRIIAEGTHDTLMQQGGLYKRLADLQFTTG, from the coding sequence ATGTCAGACAGCGTTATTCGCCGCGAGGATGAAGCCCCAAAGGGTAAACTGGTAAATCTCAGTACTTTATGGTCTTTCGTTAAGCCCTATAAACTGCAGCTTTTTTGGGCGTCGTTCTTTCTTCTAGTCGCAGCCATCACCGTTATGATTGTGCCAACAGCACTTGGAGATATTGTTGATAAAGGCTTCTCGGCAGACAATGCCGGGAAAGTAAAAGACTATTTTCTTGTTTTTGTTGGCATTGTTGTTGTTATGGCCGTTGCAACAGCGGCCCGATTCTATTTTGTAACATGGCTTGGCGAGCGAGTTGTAGCAGACATTAGAAAAGCTGTTTACGAACGCCTTCTCACCTTGTCACCAGAGTTTTTTGAAGAAAACAGGCCTGGTGAAATTGTATCACGTCTAACCGCGGACACCACTCTTGTACAAACGATTGTGGGATCAAGCGCATCGGTATGGGCCCGGAATTTTCTAATCGCTATTGTTGGCACCATTTGGCTGTTTGTCATGTCGCCAAAGCTTATGGCCTATATTGCAATCGGTATTCCGCTATTGCTGGTTATTATTATTGTTGTTGGCAGAAAAGTGCGCAACTTATCTCGTACCAGCCAAGATAAAGTGGCTGATGTTGGAGCCAGAGCAAACGAATCACTCTCCGCACTCAATATAGTACAGGCTTTCACGCAGGAAAAAGCCGAAGCAACCCGTTTTGGCGACCATGTGGATGACGCCTTTCTTGCAGCCAAAAGACGCATTCAGGTTCGCGCGGGCCTAACTTTCACTATGATTTTCATGATTTTCAGTGCCATCGCCTTCATTCTCTATGAAGGCGCACAGGATGTTATCGCCGGCACAATGTCAGGCGGCGAAATGCTTGATTTCATCATGCGGGCCGTTTTTGTAGCAGGTGCTTTTGGTGCTCTTTCAGAAGTATACAGCGAACTCCAGCGAGCTGCTGGTGCTGCGGGCCGCTTAGCTGAGCTTCTAAATTCTGATACCAATATAAAAGCCCCTGCCAACTGCATAGCCATGCCCCAAAAGGTTGCTGGCAACATTCATTTTGACAAAATAACATTTCATTACCCCAGCAAAAAAGATACCGCTGCCCTTCAAAACTTTGAACTTAACATTAGATCTGGGGAAACTGTCGCGCTTGTTGGGCCTTCTGGGGCTGGTAAATCAACCGTTTTGCAGCTGTTACTGCGCTTTTATGACCCTCAATCAGGCTGCGTAACAATTGATAGCATTAACATCCGTGAAACAGACCCAACCGACTTTCGCAAACACATTGCCTTTGTACCGCAAGATACAATTATTTTTGCTGATACAATTGCTGAAAACATTCGCTACGGCAGGCTGAATGCTACAGATGCAGAAGTAAAAGCAGCAGCCGATGCAGCAGCCGCAACCGAGTTTATCCTCGAAGCTCCAGAGGGGTTCGATACCTACCTAGGCGAGCGTGGTACACGGCTTTCAGGTGGCCAGCGCCAGCGGCTTGCCATCGCCCGGGCCATTCTTAGAGATGCCCCTATTCTATTACTAGACGAGGCTACAAGTGCTCTGGACGCTGAAAGCGAGCTAAAGGTACAAGGTGCCCTTGAAAACTTAATGACGGGCCGTACAACGCTCGTTATTGCCCACAGGCTAGCCACCGTTAAAAAAGCAGACCGTATAATTGTCATGGACGGCGGCCGCATTATAGCTGAAGGCACCCATGACACCTTAATGCAGCAAGGGGGCCTATATAAACGCCTTGCTGACCTCCAGTTTACTACAGGATAG
- a CDS encoding YdcH family protein, giving the protein MNLDEDVIRERLAVIAEEHRDLDDAIAALMLAGSVDLLLIQRMKKRKLSLKDEIGKLQNMLVPDIIA; this is encoded by the coding sequence ATGAATCTGGATGAGGATGTCATTCGGGAACGCCTCGCAGTTATTGCAGAGGAGCACCGGGATCTGGATGATGCCATAGCGGCCTTAATGCTTGCCGGGTCAGTTGATCTCTTGCTTATTCAGCGTATGAAAAAGCGTAAGCTTTCGCTCAAAGATGAGATTGGGAAGTTACAAAATATGTTGGTCCCAGATATTATAGCTTAA
- a CDS encoding Hsp20 family protein has product MRNFDLTPLMRSSVGFDHLSRLVDSALNSDTTTAYPPYNIEKLSDDDYQITMAVAGFAPEELTVTVQEGVLVISGRGSEEDEGRKFLHRGIAKRAFDRRFELADTIQVGSAAFTNGLLQIDLKRVIPDHKKPRVIEIRANDKPGVKTIEASAA; this is encoded by the coding sequence ATGAGAAACTTTGATCTAACACCTTTAATGCGGAGCAGTGTAGGCTTCGACCACTTGAGCCGTCTTGTTGATTCGGCGCTTAATAGCGACACAACAACCGCTTATCCCCCGTATAATATTGAAAAACTGAGCGACGATGACTACCAGATAACAATGGCTGTCGCCGGTTTTGCGCCAGAAGAACTAACCGTAACAGTTCAGGAAGGCGTACTTGTAATATCAGGTCGAGGATCCGAAGAAGATGAAGGCAGAAAGTTTTTGCATCGTGGTATTGCAAAGCGCGCCTTTGATCGACGATTTGAACTAGCAGATACGATTCAGGTCGGATCGGCAGCTTTTACCAACGGTTTGCTGCAAATTGACCTGAAGCGGGTGATCCCTGACCATAAAAAACCAAGGGTTATTGAAATTCGAGCGAATGACAAACCCGGTGTTAAGACCATAGAGGCTAGTGCCGCTTAA